Proteins encoded within one genomic window of Xylophilus sp. GOD-11R:
- the fliE gene encoding flagellar hook-basal body complex protein FliE codes for MDAISRLSLPLDTQALTGARASKALGAQSGVAGTQGGSFGTALQSALKSVSNAQNESSAMQREVQLDNPSVSLEQTMVAMQKAQIGFQATVHVRNRMVQAYTDIMNMQV; via the coding sequence ATGGACGCCATCTCCCGCCTTTCCCTGCCTCTCGACACCCAGGCCCTGACCGGTGCCCGCGCCTCCAAGGCGCTCGGCGCGCAGTCGGGCGTGGCCGGCACCCAGGGCGGCAGCTTCGGCACCGCGCTGCAGAGCGCGCTGAAATCGGTCAGCAATGCCCAGAACGAGTCGTCGGCCATGCAGCGCGAAGTGCAGCTGGACAACCCCTCGGTCAGCCTGGAGCAGACCATGGTCGCCATGCAGAAGGCCCAGATCGGCTTCCAGGCCACGGTGCACGTGCGCAACCGCATGGTGCAGGCCTATACCGACATCATGAATATGCAGGTCTGA
- the fliF gene encoding flagellar basal-body MS-ring/collar protein FliF yields MSAVAELPAASLAPAVAAPAWTQRLSSLDRAQRLKLGLGVAVLVVAGIAGIVMGRQAEYRVLFSNLGDKDGGAIVAQLSTMNIPYKYSEGGGAILVPSDRVHDIRLRLASQGLPKGSVAGFELMEGNRFGMTQFQERLTFQRGLEGELTRSIQSLASVQNARVHLALPNQNGFFREQQKPSASVLVTLQPGAELNRAQIAGIVHLVASSVPEMVPSAVSVLDDSGKLLSQAPDAAGNGAGGGDATQMQYTQQLEQNYARRVLEMLEPIVGRGNVKATVTADVDFSLSEQTSEQHKPNQSAETGAVRSQQVIESSGSNPNGNTPPTGVPGATSNQPPAQPAAPINGQAQPITAGTGNTGGGAAAVATTSKRESVTNYEVDKTVRVTRGGTPTVRRLSAAVVVNYAPATDAKAGPTALSAQQIEQMTALVRESIGFSKDRGDSVNLMNAPFMVAAADTNAVPLWKQPEILDLARSMAWPVGTFLFGALVLMGFIRPALKAMRQPPVKVLSPGDPGFIALDGSAGGAGSIGGQLNLAVSDDNPRPALGGPDETALLPASPQQVRLDEARMLARKNPIAVANIVKEWVNGEAPA; encoded by the coding sequence ATGTCCGCCGTCGCCGAACTTCCTGCCGCTTCCCTCGCCCCCGCAGTCGCCGCTCCCGCCTGGACGCAGCGCCTCTCGAGCCTCGACCGTGCCCAGCGCCTCAAGCTCGGCCTGGGCGTCGCGGTGCTCGTGGTGGCGGGTATCGCCGGCATCGTGATGGGCCGCCAGGCCGAATACCGGGTGCTGTTCAGCAACCTGGGCGACAAGGACGGCGGCGCGATCGTCGCCCAGCTGTCGACGATGAACATTCCCTACAAGTACTCCGAAGGCGGCGGCGCGATCCTGGTGCCCTCCGACCGGGTGCACGACATCCGCCTGCGCCTGGCATCGCAAGGCCTGCCCAAGGGTTCGGTGGCCGGTTTCGAGCTGATGGAAGGCAACCGTTTCGGCATGACCCAGTTCCAGGAACGCCTGACCTTCCAGCGCGGCCTCGAAGGCGAACTCACCCGTTCGATCCAGTCGCTGGCGTCGGTGCAGAACGCCCGGGTGCACCTGGCGCTGCCCAACCAGAACGGCTTTTTCCGCGAGCAGCAGAAACCCTCGGCCTCGGTGCTGGTGACGCTGCAGCCCGGCGCCGAACTCAACCGCGCGCAGATCGCCGGCATCGTGCACCTGGTCGCCTCGAGCGTGCCGGAAATGGTGCCCTCGGCCGTCAGCGTGCTCGACGACAGCGGCAAGCTGCTGTCGCAGGCGCCCGACGCGGCCGGCAACGGCGCCGGCGGTGGCGACGCCACGCAAATGCAATACACCCAGCAGCTCGAACAGAACTACGCCCGCCGCGTGCTGGAAATGCTGGAACCCATCGTCGGCCGCGGCAACGTCAAGGCCACGGTGACGGCGGATGTCGACTTCTCGCTGAGCGAGCAGACCTCCGAGCAGCACAAGCCCAACCAGTCGGCCGAAACCGGCGCGGTGCGCAGCCAGCAGGTGATCGAGAGCAGCGGCTCCAACCCCAACGGCAATACCCCTCCCACCGGCGTGCCCGGCGCCACCTCCAACCAGCCGCCGGCCCAGCCCGCCGCGCCGATCAACGGCCAGGCGCAACCGATCACGGCCGGCACCGGCAACACCGGCGGCGGCGCGGCCGCGGTCGCCACCACCAGCAAGCGCGAATCGGTCACCAATTACGAAGTCGACAAGACGGTGCGCGTGACCCGGGGCGGCACGCCCACGGTGCGACGCCTGAGCGCGGCGGTGGTGGTCAACTACGCACCGGCGACCGATGCCAAGGCCGGCCCGACCGCACTGTCGGCCCAGCAGATCGAGCAGATGACCGCCCTGGTGCGCGAAAGCATCGGTTTCAGCAAGGATCGTGGCGATTCGGTCAACCTGATGAACGCGCCTTTCATGGTGGCGGCCGCCGACACCAACGCCGTGCCGCTGTGGAAGCAGCCGGAAATCCTGGACCTGGCCCGCAGCATGGCCTGGCCGGTCGGCACCTTCCTGTTCGGCGCCCTGGTGCTGATGGGCTTCATCCGCCCGGCGCTCAAGGCGATGCGCCAGCCGCCGGTCAAGGTGCTGTCGCCGGGTGACCCGGGCTTCATCGCGCTCGACGGCAGCGCCGGGGGCGCGGGCTCCATCGGCGGCCAGCTCAACCTGGCGGTGAGCGACGACAACCCGCGCCCCGCACTTGGCGGCCCGGACGAAACCGCGCTGCTGCCGGCCTCGCCGCAACAGGTTCGCCTGGACGAGGCCCGCATGCTGGCCCGCAAGAATCCGATCGCCGTCGCCAACATCGTCAAGGAGTGGGTCAACGGAGAAGCACCGGCTTAA
- the fliG gene encoding flagellar motor switch protein FliG → MDDQGLNDAAILLMSLGEEEAAEVFKHLSPKEVQRLGETIARMRVVSRDRVDEVVGKFIDAAASQSLLVNDTSDYVRAVLKRALGDDKASLLIDRILQGGDVSGIESLKWMDPLSVAELLRNEHPQIVAAILVHLDYEQAAGVLRNLSERQRGEVMVRIATLEGIQPTALKDLNEVLFKVLAGGDKVRKTSLGGVKTAAEIVNLMGAAVEAPLLDAIRGYDADLAQKIMDKMFVFDDVGKIDDKSIQLLLKEVASETLVVALKGAAPELRDKFLANMSSRAADAMREDLESRGPMRLSEVEAQQKEILKVVRRLADEGQIVLGGGSEDSFV, encoded by the coding sequence ATGGACGATCAAGGACTCAACGACGCCGCGATCCTGCTGATGTCGCTCGGCGAGGAAGAAGCCGCCGAGGTTTTCAAGCATCTCTCGCCGAAGGAAGTGCAGCGCCTGGGCGAGACGATCGCCCGCATGCGCGTGGTGTCGCGCGACCGGGTCGACGAGGTCGTCGGCAAATTCATCGACGCCGCCGCCTCGCAGAGCCTGCTGGTCAACGACACCAGCGACTACGTGCGGGCCGTGCTCAAGCGCGCGCTCGGCGACGACAAGGCCTCGCTGCTGATCGACCGCATCCTGCAGGGCGGCGACGTCTCCGGCATCGAAAGCCTGAAGTGGATGGACCCGCTGTCGGTGGCCGAGCTGCTGCGCAACGAGCATCCGCAGATCGTCGCGGCGATCCTGGTACACCTCGACTACGAACAGGCCGCCGGCGTGCTGCGCAACCTCTCCGAGCGCCAGCGTGGCGAGGTGATGGTGCGTATCGCCACGCTCGAAGGCATCCAGCCGACCGCCCTGAAGGACCTCAACGAGGTGCTGTTCAAGGTGCTGGCCGGCGGCGACAAGGTGCGCAAGACCTCGCTGGGCGGCGTGAAGACCGCCGCCGAGATCGTCAACCTGATGGGCGCGGCCGTCGAGGCGCCGCTGCTCGACGCGATCCGCGGCTACGACGCCGACCTGGCGCAGAAGATCATGGACAAGATGTTCGTCTTCGACGACGTCGGCAAGATCGACGACAAGTCCATCCAGCTGCTGCTCAAGGAAGTCGCTTCCGAAACCCTCGTGGTCGCGCTCAAGGGCGCCGCACCGGAGCTGCGCGACAAGTTCCTGGCCAACATGTCCTCGCGCGCCGCCGATGCGATGCGCGAAGACCTCGAATCGCGCGGGCCGATGCGCCTGTCGGAAGTCGAGGCGCAGCAGAAGGAAATCCTGAAGGTCGTGCGTCGCCTGGCCGACGAAGGCCAGATCGTCCTGGGTGGCGGCTCGGAGGACAGTTTTGTCTGA
- a CDS encoding flagellar assembly protein FliH yields the protein MSDSGGHRYSRFIPDEEIAGSAPWRFVAVDERVRVAEEAAARAHAQQAAENQPSYLKKLQDAYEAGRQQGFEDGHAEATLEGAQRLDAYVAGEGRAIAERLAGLAGSMGDSLGQAQDRIAVQVLEMACSMARQVLRRELASDRQALLPVVREAMGQLVADGRPATVRMNPADLDHLRASLQEEFAGVPVAWVADAAMPAGGCQVESAGSVIDGRLQSRWQRAIAALGVEMSLDLPQDAPAEDSPEDGAA from the coding sequence TTGTCTGATTCCGGCGGTCATCGCTACAGCCGTTTCATTCCCGACGAGGAAATCGCCGGGTCGGCGCCCTGGCGCTTCGTGGCGGTCGACGAGCGCGTGCGCGTCGCCGAGGAAGCCGCCGCGCGCGCACATGCGCAGCAGGCCGCGGAGAACCAGCCCAGCTACCTGAAGAAGCTGCAGGACGCCTACGAGGCCGGTCGTCAGCAGGGTTTCGAGGACGGCCACGCCGAAGCCACGCTCGAAGGCGCGCAACGGCTCGACGCCTACGTCGCCGGCGAAGGCCGCGCGATCGCCGAACGACTGGCGGGCCTGGCCGGCTCCATGGGCGACAGCCTGGGCCAGGCACAGGACCGCATCGCCGTACAGGTGCTGGAGATGGCCTGCTCGATGGCGCGCCAGGTGCTGCGCCGAGAGCTCGCGTCCGACCGCCAGGCGCTGCTGCCGGTGGTGCGCGAAGCCATGGGCCAGCTGGTGGCCGACGGCCGTCCGGCCACGGTGCGGATGAACCCCGCCGACCTGGACCACCTGCGTGCTTCGCTGCAGGAAGAATTCGCCGGCGTGCCGGTGGCCTGGGTGGCCGACGCGGCCATGCCCGCCGGCGGCTGCCAGGTCGAATCGGCCGGCTCCGTGATCGACGGCCGGCTGCAGAGCCGCTGGCAGCGCGCCATCGCCGCGCTGGGCGTGGAGATGTCGCTCGATCTGCCGCAAGACGCGCCAGCCGAAGACTCCCCCGAAGACGGAGCCGCCTGA
- the fliI gene encoding flagellar protein export ATPase FliI: MTAAVGRTAEPVALASHGTLTKLTGLVLEASGLRVPVGAQCFIRQAGQPQVLAEVVGFAGERAFLMPAGDIYGLSSGASVVPTSAEPPALRWGRENPPAPRTGAGASVLRLPLGDGLLGRVVDSCGEPLDRQGPLDNVTPQPLDRSPLNAMDRDPVREPLDTGVRAINSLLTVGRGQRLGLFAGSGVGKSVLLGMMARYTQADVIVVGLIGERGREVKEFIEDILGDDGRERSVVVAAPADAPPLLRMQGAAYATAVAEYFRDKGQHVLLLMDSLTRYAMAQREIALAIGEPPATKGYPPSCFAKLPALVERSGNGLHGVGSITAFYTVLSEGDDQQDPIADAARAILDGHIVLSRTLAESAHYPAIDIEQSASRVMHNVVSREHLDIARKFRATYSRYQQAKDLVQVGAYAPGADPQLDEAITLQPGMVAFLQQGMFDAANLDECVHEMAGILAPQQQQQQPPGGFR; encoded by the coding sequence ATGACCGCCGCTGTCGGCCGCACCGCCGAGCCGGTCGCGCTGGCCTCGCACGGCACGCTGACCAAGCTCACCGGACTGGTCCTGGAAGCTTCCGGCCTGCGGGTGCCGGTGGGCGCGCAATGTTTCATCCGCCAGGCCGGCCAGCCGCAGGTGCTGGCAGAGGTGGTGGGTTTCGCGGGCGAGCGGGCATTTCTGATGCCGGCCGGCGACATCTACGGCCTCTCCAGCGGCGCCAGCGTGGTGCCCACCTCCGCCGAGCCACCCGCGCTGCGCTGGGGCCGTGAGAACCCGCCCGCGCCGCGTACCGGTGCCGGCGCCAGCGTGCTGCGCCTGCCGCTCGGCGACGGGCTGCTCGGCCGGGTGGTCGATTCGTGCGGCGAGCCGCTGGACCGCCAGGGCCCGCTCGACAACGTGACGCCGCAGCCGCTGGACCGTTCGCCGCTCAACGCCATGGACCGCGACCCGGTGCGCGAGCCGCTCGACACCGGCGTGCGTGCCATCAACAGCCTGCTCACCGTGGGCCGTGGCCAGCGCCTGGGCCTGTTCGCCGGCTCCGGCGTGGGCAAAAGCGTGCTGCTGGGCATGATGGCCCGCTACACCCAGGCCGACGTGATCGTGGTCGGCCTGATCGGCGAGCGGGGTCGCGAAGTCAAGGAATTCATCGAAGACATCCTGGGCGACGACGGGCGCGAGCGCTCGGTGGTCGTCGCCGCACCGGCCGACGCGCCGCCGCTGCTGCGCATGCAGGGCGCGGCCTATGCGACGGCGGTGGCCGAATACTTTCGCGACAAGGGCCAGCACGTGCTGCTGCTGATGGATTCGCTCACCCGCTACGCCATGGCGCAGCGCGAGATCGCGCTGGCCATCGGCGAGCCGCCCGCCACCAAGGGCTATCCGCCGAGCTGCTTCGCCAAGCTGCCGGCGCTGGTGGAGCGCAGCGGCAACGGCCTGCACGGCGTGGGCTCGATCACCGCCTTCTATACCGTGTTGTCCGAAGGCGACGATCAGCAGGACCCGATCGCCGACGCGGCGCGCGCCATCCTGGACGGCCACATCGTGCTGTCGCGCACGCTGGCCGAGTCGGCCCACTACCCGGCGATCGACATCGAGCAGTCGGCCTCGCGGGTGATGCACAACGTGGTGTCGCGCGAACACCTGGACATCGCGCGCAAGTTCCGCGCGACCTATTCCCGCTACCAGCAGGCCAAGGACCTGGTGCAGGTCGGCGCCTATGCGCCCGGCGCCGATCCGCAACTCGACGAGGCGATCACGCTGCAGCCGGGCATGGTGGCCTTTCTGCAACAGGGCATGTTCGACGCCGCCAATCTGGATGAGTGCGTGCACGAAATGGCCGGCATCCTGGCGCCGCAGCAACAGCAACAACAGCCGCCCGGGGGCTTTCGATGA
- the fliJ gene encoding flagellar export protein FliJ yields the protein MSAGKGRGMQIAADMARRKRDAAAADLNRGRAAERAAHHQFEQLTNYARDTESRWTEQARVLATPELMTHHYQFMTRLHHAIGLQRDVLQQHARQIELLTGRVREAELRLKSLQMVIDRQRLDAEKVLARREQKQTDEMAANLFRRTAAAVLEEGSSR from the coding sequence ATGAGCGCCGGCAAGGGACGCGGCATGCAGATCGCCGCCGACATGGCCCGCCGCAAGCGCGACGCCGCCGCCGCCGACCTCAATCGGGGCCGTGCCGCCGAGCGCGCCGCGCACCACCAGTTCGAGCAGCTGACCAACTACGCCCGCGACACCGAGTCGCGCTGGACCGAGCAGGCGCGCGTCCTGGCCACGCCGGAGCTCATGACGCACCACTACCAGTTCATGACGCGGCTGCACCACGCCATCGGCCTGCAGCGCGACGTGCTGCAGCAGCACGCCCGGCAGATCGAACTGCTGACCGGCCGGGTGCGCGAAGCCGAACTGCGCCTGAAGAGCCTGCAGATGGTGATCGACCGCCAGCGGCTCGACGCCGAGAAAGTGTTGGCGCGCCGCGAACAGAAACAGACCGATGAGATGGCCGCGAACCTGTTCCGCCGGACAGCCGCCGCCGTACTGGAAGAAGGATCGTCCCGATGA
- a CDS encoding flagellar hook-length control protein FliK produces the protein MTVENAGAVRHPTRAAHAGHAAANRGAATAAGANDAPAAGFLSLLGAVSDGSDLLDPAALTLDGAVDDGTALSGQTLARDAAEDGTDDASTLAAWSGWLQMPVVVPPTTPTTPATGAAPGVSTTLADTTGKPAGLRSLAADGFKADSASPVATTASTVATEVAQSTSANPAAAGKAPIAADAARPAAPPAGAQALRVGSLSAVAAASRAHAAATADALSAQVNSISVGGTAAVTDPDGRSARGTASTLSLGDGGQGRWSSMLSDIVRAPAESATGGFGENGAQSQHHGADAQARGGEGLGTTAAGFGQTAAGTDGGAFSAASAPTPGADMPMAGTANVLTQDEWLAATTPSLESQGLQTAELTVDAFGAPVDVRISLSGADAEVSFQTDQADTRAALGGAVSELQNLLQQEGLVLSGVTVGGSGAQQQQGGFQATADGGGSRGDTRRAARADAGQVETVAEPVARSRPTTGRGALDVFA, from the coding sequence ATGACCGTCGAAAACGCCGGCGCAGTGCGCCACCCGACCCGCGCCGCCCATGCGGGCCATGCTGCCGCCAACCGCGGTGCCGCAACCGCCGCAGGCGCCAACGACGCGCCGGCTGCCGGTTTCCTGTCGCTGCTGGGCGCCGTGTCCGACGGCAGCGACCTGCTGGACCCGGCCGCGCTGACGCTCGACGGCGCGGTGGACGACGGCACCGCGCTGAGCGGCCAGACGCTCGCCCGGGACGCAGCCGAAGACGGCACCGACGACGCCAGCACGCTCGCCGCCTGGAGTGGCTGGCTGCAGATGCCGGTCGTCGTGCCCCCGACCACGCCGACCACGCCGGCCACCGGTGCCGCGCCGGGCGTTTCCACCACACTCGCCGACACCACCGGCAAGCCGGCCGGCCTGCGTTCGCTGGCCGCCGATGGCTTCAAGGCCGATTCGGCCAGCCCGGTCGCCACCACGGCCAGCACGGTTGCTACCGAGGTCGCGCAATCGACGTCCGCCAACCCGGCCGCTGCCGGCAAGGCGCCGATCGCGGCCGACGCCGCACGGCCCGCCGCCCCGCCGGCCGGCGCCCAGGCGCTGCGTGTTGGCAGCCTGTCGGCGGTGGCCGCGGCCAGCCGCGCCCATGCGGCCGCGACGGCAGACGCTCTGTCGGCACAGGTCAATTCGATCTCGGTCGGCGGTACAGCCGCTGTCACCGACCCCGACGGCCGCTCCGCGCGCGGCACGGCTTCCACGCTGTCGCTGGGCGACGGCGGGCAGGGCCGCTGGTCCAGCATGCTGTCGGACATCGTTCGTGCGCCGGCCGAATCCGCCACCGGCGGCTTCGGCGAGAACGGTGCGCAATCGCAACACCACGGCGCCGATGCGCAGGCCCGCGGCGGCGAGGGCCTCGGCACGACCGCCGCCGGTTTCGGCCAGACCGCTGCCGGCACCGACGGCGGCGCATTCTCCGCGGCATCGGCCCCGACACCGGGCGCCGACATGCCGATGGCCGGCACCGCCAACGTGCTCACGCAGGACGAATGGCTGGCCGCGACCACGCCGTCGCTCGAATCCCAGGGCTTGCAGACCGCCGAACTCACGGTCGATGCCTTCGGCGCGCCGGTCGACGTGCGCATCTCGCTGTCGGGCGCCGACGCCGAGGTGAGCTTCCAGACCGACCAGGCCGACACCCGTGCCGCGCTCGGCGGCGCGGTGTCCGAACTGCAGAACCTGCTCCAGCAGGAAGGTCTTGTGCTGTCGGGCGTCACCGTCGGTGGCTCGGGCGCCCAGCAGCAGCAGGGCGGTTTCCAGGCGACGGCCGATGGCGGCGGCAGCCGGGGCGACACACGTCGTGCGGCCCGTGCCGACGCCGGCCAGGTGGAGACGGTGGCCGAGCCGGTCGCCCGCAGCCGCCCGACGACCGGACGCGGCGCGCTCGACGTTTTTGCCTGA
- the fliL gene encoding flagellar basal body-associated protein FliL, which produces MADAAPKPKSKKKLMVIVIGLVVVLAVAGGAAMFLMKKNAATDEDGEEAAAPAAHAKHDDKNPPTFLPIDNLVVNLADPGGERFAQIGITFQMADSHSADSLKTNMPRVRSAILMLTSQRSSEELLSRDGKLKLAKAISDEASRTFGIEPEDEEDEDEDAPKKKKKKRKAQPESPVQGVLFSSFIVQ; this is translated from the coding sequence GTGGCCGATGCCGCTCCCAAGCCGAAGTCGAAGAAGAAGCTGATGGTCATCGTCATCGGACTCGTCGTGGTCCTGGCGGTCGCCGGTGGCGCTGCGATGTTCCTCATGAAGAAGAACGCCGCGACCGATGAAGACGGCGAGGAGGCCGCCGCGCCTGCGGCCCACGCCAAGCACGACGACAAGAATCCGCCGACCTTCCTGCCGATCGACAACCTGGTGGTGAACCTGGCCGATCCCGGGGGCGAGCGTTTCGCGCAGATCGGCATCACCTTCCAGATGGCCGACAGCCACAGCGCCGATTCGCTCAAGACCAACATGCCGCGCGTGCGCAGCGCGATCCTGATGCTGACCTCGCAACGCAGCTCCGAAGAGCTGTTGTCGCGCGACGGCAAGCTCAAGCTGGCCAAGGCTATTTCCGACGAAGCGTCTCGTACTTTTGGTATCGAACCGGAAGACGAGGAGGACGAGGATGAGGATGCACCGAAGAAAAAGAAAAAGAAGCGCAAGGCTCAGCCAGAAAGCCCCGTCCAGGGTGTGCTCTTTTCCAGTTTCATCGTGCAGTAG
- the fliM gene encoding flagellar motor switch protein FliM, whose protein sequence is MSEAFLSQEEVDALLEGVTGESQKMAEEATETGGIRNYDISSQERIVRGRMPTMEIVNERFARNLRVGLFNFTRRNPEISVGTVTVQRYSAFLRELAVPTNFNIVAIRPLRGSGLIVCEPALLFGVIDTLYGGIGKFQTRIEGRDFSPTEQRVINRLVDVICAEYKKAWSGIYPIELEYQRSEMQPQFANIATPSEICVASAFQLEIGDIVGMIHICMPYATLEPIRDVLFSSTQGDSIEVDRRWVKLLSREIQAAEVTMVAELAQAQATVEQLLAMKVGDFIELDRAPRIEATIGGVPMFSCTYGTHNAKYAIRIEDNLRGTETNWIGEKNG, encoded by the coding sequence ATGAGTGAAGCGTTTCTTTCCCAGGAAGAAGTCGATGCCCTCCTCGAAGGCGTCACGGGCGAAAGCCAGAAGATGGCCGAGGAGGCGACCGAAACCGGCGGCATCCGCAACTACGACATCTCCAGCCAGGAGCGCATCGTCCGCGGACGCATGCCGACGATGGAGATCGTCAACGAGCGCTTCGCCCGCAATCTGCGCGTGGGCTTGTTCAACTTCACCCGCCGCAATCCCGAGATCTCGGTCGGCACGGTGACGGTGCAGCGCTACAGCGCGTTCCTGCGTGAACTGGCGGTGCCGACCAACTTCAACATCGTGGCGATCCGGCCGCTGCGTGGCAGCGGGCTGATCGTGTGCGAGCCGGCCCTGCTGTTCGGTGTGATCGACACGCTCTATGGCGGCATCGGCAAGTTCCAGACGCGCATCGAAGGCCGCGATTTCTCGCCGACCGAACAGCGGGTGATCAACCGCCTGGTCGATGTGATCTGCGCCGAATACAAGAAGGCCTGGTCGGGCATTTACCCGATCGAGCTGGAATACCAGCGCTCGGAAATGCAGCCGCAATTCGCCAACATCGCCACGCCCAGCGAGATCTGCGTGGCCAGCGCTTTCCAGCTGGAGATCGGCGACATCGTCGGCATGATCCACATCTGCATGCCCTACGCCACGCTGGAGCCGATCCGCGACGTGCTGTTCTCTTCCACGCAGGGCGACTCGATCGAGGTCGACCGCCGCTGGGTCAAGCTGCTGTCGCGCGAGATCCAGGCAGCCGAGGTCACCATGGTGGCCGAGCTCGCGCAGGCGCAGGCCACCGTCGAGCAACTGCTGGCGATGAAGGTCGGTGACTTCATCGAACTCGACCGGGCGCCGCGCATCGAGGCGACGATCGGCGGAGTGCCGATGTTCAGTTGCACCTACGGCACACACAACGCCAAGTACGCGATCCGCATCGAGGACAACCTGCGCGGCACCGAAACGAACTGGATTGGAGAAAAGAATGGCTGA
- the fliN gene encoding flagellar motor switch protein FliN, giving the protein MAEDPTNNSDDDMSAWAEALEEAKSAPPRPDGSQNGGPLFGGEPVTSAGATADAALGDINRVLDIPVQLSVELGRVKVPIKYILQLAQGSVVELDALAGEPMDVLVNGYLIAQGEVVVVNDKFGIRLTDVVTPSERLRRVSKG; this is encoded by the coding sequence ATGGCTGAAGACCCGACCAACAACAGCGACGACGACATGTCGGCCTGGGCCGAGGCGCTGGAAGAAGCCAAGTCCGCGCCGCCGCGTCCGGATGGCTCGCAGAACGGTGGTCCGCTCTTCGGCGGCGAGCCGGTCACCTCGGCTGGCGCCACCGCCGACGCAGCGCTCGGCGACATCAACCGGGTGCTCGACATCCCGGTCCAGCTTTCGGTGGAGCTCGGCCGGGTGAAGGTGCCCATCAAGTACATCCTGCAGCTGGCGCAGGGCTCCGTCGTCGAGCTCGACGCGCTGGCCGGCGAGCCGATGGACGTGCTGGTCAACGGCTACCTCATCGCCCAGGGCGAGGTGGTGGTGGTGAACGACAAGTTCGGTATTCGTCTGACCGACGTGGTGACGCCTTCGGAGCGCCTGCGTCGGGTCAGCAAAGGGTGA
- a CDS encoding flagellar biosynthetic protein FliO yields MSQSLLSVVVFIAVLAMVPWGLRWLKQRTGGLPGAVPGSGSRVVSALGVGPTQRVVTVEVGPPEARVWLVLGVTAQNVTPLHTMPAPGFAQAARLVEASASPAAHDYRGPGHV; encoded by the coding sequence ATGTCCCAATCGCTGCTGTCCGTTGTCGTCTTCATCGCCGTGCTGGCCATGGTTCCCTGGGGCCTGCGCTGGCTGAAGCAGCGCACCGGCGGCCTGCCGGGCGCGGTGCCGGGTAGCGGTTCGCGCGTGGTGTCGGCGCTGGGCGTGGGCCCGACGCAGCGGGTGGTGACGGTGGAGGTCGGTCCGCCCGAGGCACGGGTCTGGCTGGTGCTGGGTGTGACCGCGCAGAACGTCACCCCGCTGCACACCATGCCGGCGCCGGGCTTCGCGCAGGCCGCTCGCCTCGTGGAAGCATCGGCTTCTCCGGCCGCACACGATTACCGGGGACCGGGACATGTCTAG